attagaaaaaatgtaACCCGCAGAAAACTATCCTATtgtagtatatactatatagtatgtCCGTATCTGCTCTACTTGTGTTTATAGGATTAAAGACATCTTACTAAATCACTATCTCTGGTTTTTTTGAAAGGTATCacctttataatttatataatatatatagttaaagcaaaaaactaatattaataagaaataattttaaacataaaaatgttttcctttttgactATTATTTCAacacttataaatatttttagtctaAGATTGAATAATATTacgtttttttaacaaacatgaataataataagtatTATTTAACAATATACTTGTAATCTAATTTGGTGTCATAATACGtatttttaacaataatatttgtaaatctaaaagataaaacaattaaatatgatCGAGGTACAgcagaaaacaatttttctacATGGGTTACATACTATAGTCATATAATATGTATGATTATAAtaagatttgttattatttttgagttggggcaaaacaaaaaatcagcgGAACAGAGACATAACCTAAAGTCATTGTAAAGTCATTTTCCtcggttcctcctcctcctcctctcttcctcGGTTCCTCCCCCGTGACCATCAAAATTGGTCCCTTACCAATCTTCTTCGTTTCTACCAACAGGCCGTTTCTAACCACCTTCCTCCACTGGATCAACCAATCATGTTCTCTTCATCCAATCATGTATGTTATACATAATGATTCTATGCCTCCGATTTTGTCTCATCTCATCACGAATGGTTACCAGAATGGAAAGATCTACTCTTTATATCTTCAAGGTTAGTCCTCAGTTTCTAGTTCCGATTGTGTAAGAACTCTTTTTCTCATTGAGTTTGCTacttcttaatttgatttgattctatacatatatttgtaaGCTTTTTGGATATTATTGATTATGCTATATAATCCATATAACTATgtcaatacatttttttttttcacaattgcATTCATCTCTGTCTCCGTCAGCAACTAAAGAGCAAACACTGCCATGAGATCTCTCTCCACTTCCGTCCCCAAAGATGCATTTGAGGCATCTTCTTCTCGAGGAGAAGAGCCCTCCAAATTCGTGAGCTCTCTCACTGCTTGATGCTTTAGAATCCCAATTCTTTGATATGTCCTAGTTCTTCATCGAATTGGAATTTTGCATAGATCGATTGCTCATAGTATATTTGTTGGGCAATAACTGGTAGTAGTGACAGAACATCAGTTAGGCTTTaggtataaataaaataaaaagcttacAAATAAATGTCTGATGGTTTCTCTATATTAAAGTTTAGACATTTTTAGATGGCTATATTGTAAGACTTACCGGATTATGAAGTTAAAagagattatgtcatttgattGTCAAGTAATACTATTATTTTGGCTGGTTCTCTCAGCCTACATGTCTTTCAAGTTCATGTCGATCTGTCAACTCACACATAGAAGGATAAGGAGGTCAGAGTTGCTTCTAACCTCTAATCTCAACATTTCATGTAAAATCAGATGGTACATTCGAATattgaattcaaatttaaattgcAAGACTTCTCCTCTTGAATTTGAGGACCCGGTTCATCATATCCTTTTTCACATAAGGGTGAACTTTGTACCCTGCAAATGACATAACCATAGGTTAGATTTATGATCATGAATACTGCTGAATGTGTATGTATACAACAATATAAGATCTTTATACTTACCTTGGCATCATCGAGTATCATGTCAAAGGTTTCACCAAACGTTGTTGTATGAATAGTCCTTATTTGCTACTTGCTAACTTTGTATTTGAGAAATGGTGAATGATTGATGATTGGATTTATGTGTTTCCTGAGGATATTTATAGGTGATTCATATATTAGTGTTTAGGTTAGAACCGATAAATGATAGACGATCTGACTTACCCCGAGCTGTGGTCCCTTGAAAAGCAGTTGGCGTAGGGCATGGTCACCGTGGAACGCCAAGCTGATAAAGTAATtatttcgtctttttttttttagaacattTCCTGTGACACTTGACACCCATGCATTATggttgtaatgttttttttttgctattacaGGCGGAAATGAAGTTGATAGCCAAGGAGGTAAGAGATTTAATTACATCATTAATCCTGAACTCGGttctcttttttgctttttttttttggattactTCTACATTATCTTGAGTGTGTTTCATCTCCTCCTTTTCCCTAATTAAAGGAAGCAGATCCAGACTATACGGGGTTAAAATGGGGCGACGAAAACAGAATTGAGAGTGAATTTGTTttattgagaagaagaaaaaacttgaGGAACCAGGCCAGAGAGCTCCGGATCAGGTAAAAACGCTTTTGCATATAGAGAGACTATTTTTGTTGGCTAATTCGTTACCGAAGATGAATCATCCAATTAATGGATcttagtttctaattttttaaagttgtCTTGACACAGCTCTGTCTCTGGAGAAGGACAAGAGGAGCATGATCGTGAAGCACTGGTTAGTGCATGCATGATCTATTTAATTCACTTCctgtcattttcttttcttgttcttgttcttttacaGTGCTTTTGTTCTTGCAGCTGCAAAACATGAAGAGCGAAATCGAGAGACTCCGGCTTCTGAACGAGTAAGTAATGCATGTGACACATTAACACTTTCCTTTTTCCATTGCTGCcttttcattaatttctttactcatcatatatgtaatataatatgttttctttcatCCTCCTAGGAGATTGAATGGTAAAGAGCTCGACGGTCTAAATTACTACGAATTGGAGATACTCAGATGTGAGATTTCCATAGGTTGGGGCAATGTGATGAGAGAGAGGCTGAGGCGCAGAGAGGTAAAAGATTCTTCCACGCGTTCCAAATTGTATTAACTGCGTACACATCTTCTTCTATCACATTTTTCATGTTCACCCCACTTCAAGGAATCAATCTCTCGCGGAGAGATGCTGAAGGGAGTCTCGGGACAGACTGAGCACGGGCAATCTTCAATGGACAATGCCACCACACAAGACCATAACGTTTAAAGATGTATTCTATATATAAACGCAAACACAAACATAAGTTTCACAAATGAAAATGCTTTATCCTTAAAGATttaattaatacttttaaaGAAGAGTAAAAAAACCGTGTATCCTTAcgcaaacaaaattaatatatcttaAACAAAGTAAAGCTAACATCATCATGTTgttaaagaaaagagaattaCATGAGACGAAAATTGGGGACATTGATTGGTGAACAAGTAATTCGTAATTGTGTTTGGTGGAATTAGCT
The Camelina sativa cultivar DH55 chromosome 6, Cs, whole genome shotgun sequence genome window above contains:
- the LOC104792897 gene encoding uncharacterized protein LOC104792897 isoform X2 produces the protein MVTVERQADKAEMKLIAKEEADPDYTGLKWGDENRIESEFVLLRRRKNLRNQARELRISSVSGEGQEEHDREALLQNMKSEIERLRLLNERLNGKELDGLNYYELEILRCEISIGWGNVMRERLRRREESISRGEMLKGVSGQTEHGQSSMDNATTQDHNV
- the LOC104792897 gene encoding uncharacterized protein LOC104792897 isoform X1 produces the protein MHYGCNVFFLLLQAEMKLIAKEEADPDYTGLKWGDENRIESEFVLLRRRKNLRNQARELRISSVSGEGQEEHDREALLQNMKSEIERLRLLNERLNGKELDGLNYYELEILRCEISIGWGNVMRERLRRREESISRGEMLKGVSGQTEHGQSSMDNATTQDHNV